The Nyctibius grandis isolate bNycGra1 chromosome 3, bNycGra1.pri, whole genome shotgun sequence genome window below encodes:
- the TSHZ1 gene encoding teashirt homolog 1, whose protein sequence is MPRRKQQAPRRSAAYVPEEELKAAEIDEDSVEDDGLSLDIQENEYLCNEEAEIKEAQSYQNSPVSTATNQDAGYGSPFSENSDQLAHFKSTSSKEEKEDPQCTDNVSYPQDSLAQIKAVYANLLSETCWSSLALDLKKSNPTTSNNGISQNENTTSTDTNANSQSTSTTSTNTSTSTTTSNTNNSNSGGSGYDWHQAALAKTLQQTSSYGLLPEPSLFSTVQLYRQNNKLYGSVFTGASKFRCKDCSAAYDTLVELTVHMNETGHYRDDNRDKEADKTKRWSKPRKRSLMEMEGKEDAQKVLKCMYCGHSFESLQDLSVHMIKTKHYQKVPLKEPVPAITKLVPSTKKRALQDLASPCSPEPTGITAEASLGESAKDQKTANPYVTPNNRYGYQNGASYTWQFEARKAQILKCMECGSSHDTLQQLTAHMMVTGHFLKVTNSASKKGKQLVLDPVVEEKIQSIPLPPTTHTRLPASNIKKRPDSPAGSTNSEEKKDLEKEKVVVSETEKKIKEENEDSTEKFEPTTLYQYLREEDLDDSPKGGIDILKSLENTVTTAISKAQNGAPSWGGYPSIHAAYQLPGTVKPLQPAVQSVQMQPSYASSVKSLSSEHNALIHSPGNLTPPPHKSNVSAMEELVEKVTGKISMKKEEKPLEKEKSSPVNPTSPAAKENKDFPKAEEINSKQQPKKSSEAEVQKVKKDSPAEAHTPNGTEPLKTKVANGCNNLGIITDHSPEPSFINPLSALQSIMNTHLGKISKPVSPSLDPLAMLYKISNSMLDKPIYPTTPVKQADAIDRYYYENSDQPIDLTKSKNKPLVSSVADSASSPLRESALLDISDMVKNLTGRLTPKSSTPSTVSEKSDADGSSFEEALDELSPVHKRKGRQSNWNPQHLLILQAQFASSLRETPEGKYIMSDLGPQERVHISKFTGLSMTTISHWLANVKYQLRRTGGTKFLKNLDTGHPVFFCNDCASQFRTASTYISHLETHLGFSLKDLSKLPLNQIQEQQNVSKVLANKTLGSLGIAEEDLGSTFQCKLCNRTFASKHAVKLHLSKTHGKSPEDHLIYVTELEKQ, encoded by the coding sequence CATATGTTCCTGAGGAGGAattgaaagcagcagaaatagaTGAAGACAGCGTGGAAGATGATGGGCTGTCTCTGGACATACAGGAGAATGAGTATTTGTGCAATGAAGAAGCGGAGATCAAAGAGGCTCAAAGCTACCAGAACTCCCCAGTCAGCACTGCAACTAATCAGGATGCAGGCTATGGTTCACCGTTTAGTGAAAACAGTGATCAGCTGGCCCATTTCAAAAGCACTTCCtctaaagaagagaaagaggatccTCAGTGCACAGACAATGTTTCCTATCCACAGGACAGCTTGGCACAAATAAAAGCTGTGTatgcaaatttgctttcagAGACTTGCTGGTCCAGTTTAGCTTTGGACTTAAAGAAATCCAATCCAACCACCAGCAACAACGGAATCAGCCAGAACGAAAACACCACCAGTACTGACACCAATGCCAATTCACAGAGTACCAGTACTACTAGTACCAACACTAGTACCAGTACAACTACCAGTAATACTAATAACAGTAACAGTGGTGGCTCAGGTTATGACTGGCACCAAGCTGCGTTAGCTAAAACTTTGCAGCAGACCTCATCATACGGACTTCTCCCAGAGCCTAGTCTCTTCAGCACAGTACAGCTTTACCGGCAAAACAATAAACTTTATGGGTCTGTGTTCACCGGTGCTAGCAAGTTCCGATGCAAAGACTGCAGTGCAGCCTATGACACACTGGTGGAGCTAACGGTGCACATGAATGAAACTGGACATTACCGTGATGACAACAGAGATAAAGAAGCTGATAAGACCAAACGGTGGTCAAAGCCTAGAAAACGATCACTTATGGAAATGGAAGGCAAAGAGGATGCCCAAAAAGTGCTAAAGTGCATGTACTGTGGGCATTCGTTTGAGTCTTTGCAAGACCTCAGCGTCCATAtgataaaaacaaagcattacCAGAAAGTGCCTCTGAAGGAGCCAGTACCAGCCATCACTAAATTGGTCCCTTCTACTAAAAAGCGAGCACTTCAGGACTTAGCTTCACCTTGTTCACCTGAGCCAACAGGGATCACTGCAGAGGCTTCACTGGGTGAGTCTGCAAAGGATCAGAAAACTGCCAACCCTTATGTGACTCCAAACAACCGCTATGGCTATCAAAATGGTGCTAGCTACACTTGGCAGTTTGAGGCACGCAAAGCCCAAATACTGAAATGCATGGAATGTGGCAGTTCCCATGACACTTTGCAGCAGCTCACTGCTCACATGATGGTCACTGGTCATTTCTTGAAGGTGACCAATTCTGCTTCCAAAAAAGGCAAACAGCTAGTATTGGACCCAGTGGTGGAGGAGAAGATACAGTCTATACCTCTTCCACCCACCACTCACACAAGGCTACCAGCCTCCAACATTAAAAAGCGGCCTGATTCCCCAGCGGGCTCCACAAACTCAGAGGAGAAGAAGGACctagagaaggaaaaggtggtGGTcagtgaaacagagaaaaagattaaagaagAGAATGAGGACTCCACAGAGAAATTTGAGCCAACAACTTTATACCAGTACCTCAGAGAGGAGGACCTAGATGATAGTCCCAAAGGCGGAATAGACATCTTAAAATCCCTGGAGAACACGGTGACAACAGCTATCAGCAAAGCTCAGAATGGAGCCCCTTCTTGGGGAGGATATCCCAGTATTCATGCGGCTTACCAGCTCCCGGGAACAGTCAAACCCCTTCAGCCCGCAGTGCAGAGCGTTCAAATGCAGCCGTCTTACGCCAGCAGTGTAAAATCACTGTCATCAGAACACAACGCACTCATCCATTCCCCAGGCAATCTCACACCCCCACCTCACAAGAGCAACGTATCAGCTATGGAAGAACTGGTGGAGAAAGTTACAGGTAAAATCAgcatgaagaaggaagaaaagcctttggagaaagagaagagttCTCCGGTCAACCCCACATCACCTGCTGCTAAAGAAAACAAGGACTTcccaaaagcagaagaaataaatagcaaaCAGCAGCCGAAGAAGAGCTCTGAGGCAGAAGTTCAGAAGGTCAAAAAGGATAGTCCAGCAGAAGCACATACGCCAAATGGTACAGAGCCACTGAAAACAAAGGTTGCAAATGGCTGTAACAATTTAGGAATCATCACAGATCATTCACCTGAGCCATCCTTCATTAATCCATTGAGCGCTTTACAGTCCATTATGAATACCCACTTAGGCAAAATTTCTAAGCCGGTAAGCCCCTCTCTGGACCCTTTGGCCATGCTGTACAAAATTAGCAACAGCATGTTGGACAAACCCATTTATCCAACCACTCCGGTCAAGCAGGCTGATGCTATTGACCGCTATTACTATGAGAACAGTGATCAGCCCATTGATTTAACCAAGTCCAAAAACAAACCTCTTGTTTCCAGCGTGGCTGACTCTGCCTCGTCCCCACTAAGGGAGAGTGCCCTGCTGGATATTTCTGATATGGTGAAGAACCTCACAGGGCGTTTGACACCCAAGTCTTCAACTCCGTCTACCGTGTCAGAGAAGTCTGATGCTGACGGGAGCAGTTTTGAGGAAGCTCTGGATGAACTGTCACCAGTACACAAGAGGAAGGGCAGACAGTCCAACTGGAACCCTCAGCATCTTCTGATCCTTCAAGCCCAGTTTGCTTCCAGCTTGAGGGAGACCCCAGAAGGCAAATACATTATGTCGGACCTAGGTCCACAAGAGCGGGTACACATCTCTAAGTTTACTGGTCTTTCCATGACCACAATTAGCCACTGGCTGGCCAATGTGAAGTATCAGTTAAGGAGGACAGGTGGaactaaatttttaaagaacttgGACACAGgacatcctgttttcttttgcaatgaTTGTGCCTCTCAGTTCAGGACTGCTTCTACATACATAAGTCACTTAGAGACACACCTAGGGTTTAGTTTGAAGGATCTGTCAAAGTTGCCACTTAATCAGATTCAAGAACAGCAGAATGTTTCGAAAGTCCTCGCAAACAAGACTTTGGGCTCACTTGGAATTGCTGAGGAGGACTTAGGCTCCACATTCCAGTGTAAGCTCTGTAACCGAACTTTTGCAAGCAAGCATGCAGTCAAACTGCACCTTAGTAAAACACATGGCAAGTCCCCAGAGGACCATCTGATCTATGTAACTGAGTTAGAAAAACAATAG